In a single window of the Plasmodium cynomolgi strain B DNA, chromosome 6, whole genome shotgun sequence genome:
- a CDS encoding hypothetical protein (putative) — protein MGRARKAKKAAPPLSKNTLRVLHIIMAIGFISAVPQILTTVMTTWREAEPIEYKYMFRGSEHSLYVDYTYYGLYKVIYDDKHVETWTQRVQNMRSKGSEGIQVGRNSESAGSLSLWTSACQEACRDAIIRRIEAYERVSFISLILLCGIVLSCTLIILCIGWNILFSKSILISMACFMLSFIINGGIGTYWYYETDLSWNLVTKAQQYPFPKCSYCFYIFMITTGVYALCFIFLLLLDLYHKNSQKKSHLDQMALQNRNAMNAKNLYQPLFDGQANMMILPTLGGININTCIDIICHPT, from the exons ATGGGGCGCGCGCGCAAGGCGAAAAAGGCGGCCCCGCCGCTATCAAAGAACACGCTTCGGGTGCTGCACATAATTATGGCCATCGGCTTCATCAGTGCAGTGCCGCAAATCCTAACCACGGTAATGACGACCTGGAGAGAAGCAGAACCCATCGAATACAAATACATGTTTAGAGGGAGCGAGCACTCGTTGTACGTGGACTATACTTACTACGGGTTGTACAAAGTAATTTATGACGACAAGCATGTGGAGACGTGGACTCAGAGGGTACAAAATATGCGAAGCAAAGGAAGTGAAGGAATTCAAGTCGGGCGGAATAGTGAGTCTGCTGGAAGTCTATCCCTGTGGACATCAGCATGTCAGGAAGCTTGTCGAGATGCCATTATCAGACGTATAGAAGCCTACGAGAGAGTCTCATTCATCTCGTTAATTCTCCTGTGTGGTATTGTTTTGTCCTGTACTCTTATCATTCTATGCATTGGATGGAACATCCTTTTTTCCAAGAGTATTCTCATTTCGATGGCTTGCTTCATGCTCTCTTTTATAATTAACGGAGGCATAGGGACCTACTGGTATTACGAGACAGACCTCTCTTGGAACCTAGTGACTAAAGCTCAACAGTATCCTTTCCCCAAATGCTCCTACTGTTTTTATATCTTTATGATAACTACGGGAGTGTATGCCTTATGctttattttcctccttctcctggACCTGTACCATAAAAACTCACAAAAGAAGTCCCACTTAGATCAAATGGCTCTACAAAACAGGAACGCCATGAATGCCAAGAACTTGTACCAACCTCTATTCGATGGCCAAGCCAATATGATGAT ACTTCCCACCTTGGGGGGCATCAACATAAACACATGCATAGATATTATATGCCATCCTACGTAA